Genomic window (Erythrolamprus reginae isolate rEryReg1 chromosome 3, rEryReg1.hap1, whole genome shotgun sequence):
GTAGAGTTCAaatcccgccttagccatgaaagctaggTGGGTGAGCCAATCACATTATCTTATCCAACCCACATCACAAGGTGGTTGATAGgaggaaatgttggaaatgtttgTCACCTTTAATTTCTTGTAAAAACATAATGCAGATTAGATATAAATAAATGACAGGTTTAATGAAATTAGGATGATAATAGAAAAAATAGCAGTTTTCCAAGTTCCCTGTTTTGTTTAAATGAAAGAGGATATTTTTCTCTCATATATATTTTTGCCCATTCATTTATTAGACATATAGCCAGATAGTAGACATAAACTTTCCTGTAAAGTAATTTGAGCTTAATGATTGACCTAAAATGAAATTCCTTGGGTGAATAATACCGTAAATCGGGGTAATTCCTTGAACAATTAAATAGAGTTGCTCTATTTTTAGTGATCTGAGGTTTCCCTAAATTAATATTGAAATTACCCTCGTGTTTCCAAAGAGGgttcatttttattgtatttatgttGCCAATTCTCTGTTTTGTTTCCTGTTTTGTTTAATAAATTCTGACTtactgcatattttatttttatttgtatttatttttatcaatcaagtataggatagtagtttatataaacgtaacatagaaagtaatgataagaaAGATaataggacaaggacggtaggcacaatggtgtgctgaTGCACACCCCTTAACCACTTATTAACCTTGTGAGAATTGGAAATAGTTTTGTGAGCTGTTATTATGGTGTTAAAattgtgttatttttaaaatgagcAGTCTGAAAGAGAAACATTATTCTACATTGATAAACACTTTTTTCCTGCTGTTAATTAAAGAATTGCTTGCTACACTATGAATCTCTTTATGCCTGAGATCATTAGCAGAAACTAACATTAACAACAAGAGTATATTAACAGGGGTGAAATGGGGTGCAGCCTAATCAGGAGTGACGGTTAAAATCTGGATTCTTCTACCAAgaagaaatataataatattctttAAAATTGTTTTGGCTCAAAgctgtttttcttcatttttgaaAATGTAGCACTGTATTTCTGGCTTGTTTGTTGCTCAGGTTTTGAAGTCTTTTATGTAACTGGTATCTGTAGTATATGAATGGGGTATTTTGCTATTCTGGATTTTAATTTCAATGTTGCTTCAAAAAGTCTACCTTTGTAGAAAATATAATATAGTTTTGTCCCATTTATCAGAGGCAGGGGgctctgcaggccactaaaaggaTGCTGGGAACCACAAGTGGCCATGTGGCCTATGTTTTACTCTTTGGATTATAGTTATTATTAAACTATTTCTCTGACTAGtcatttgtccccccccccccaacctccttTTTATTTTCTCACAGTGTTACAAAACATTATTTTGGAGCTACCATGTGAAATGTATAAGACAAGTCAATGGAGATAAATACTGTTTATTGAGAGCTGTCCTATTCCAGATATTCAGCCAAGGTCTTCCCCTCCCATCATGGACTAAGACCACAGATATACTAAAGGTAAGTCACAAAATAAATGATGATCTACAGAAAAGAAGATTCTTTTGGAATGTTTAGATTTTTAAGGCACCATTATAAAAGTGGAGCCAACTTTGATTTCAAGTATACCTCCCAATTTTTcagaaaaaaccccaatataattAAGTGGAAGCATCTCTTATTTGGAAGTAAATATTCCCTTTGAAATattaggaggaggaggcagaggtgAATCATACTTGTTATCCCTATGTGTGTAGCTTTCACCTACAGgcagtcctccacttatgactgGGTTGCTTAAtgaatattcaaagttacaacagactaAAAATAGTTACAATCCATCCTTGAAATCACAATTGATGCACCACCTCCACAGTAATATGATAAAATTTCAGGTGCATAGtgactggctcacatttatgacaagtTGCAgtatcccatggtcacatgattttgtTTTGCAGTGTTTGCTGTTTTCCAGCACAAAAACCCCATTGGATAGACTGGTTTCAGATTTACAACCATGTAATTCACTGAATAACTGCACAATTACCTCAATGGTTGTGGTGACTCAATGTCCATTATAAAAATGATCATAAAGTGTCCAATCATATGTGAATTTATGACCACAACCACTTCTGACGAAAATTCCAAGTTCAGTtgtgatcataaattgaggaATATTTGTACACAATTTAGGGGATCCTAATTTCCTGTTGAACTTCTCCACTGAAGAATCAGCCATGCTCTTCTTTTTTCAGCTCCCTGAAAAACTTCTCTATTCGCAAGGATGTAATTGGATCCAACAGTACAGCTTTGGATCACAACGATACACAGGTTCAAATATACTAGGAAAGTTGCGTAAATGTATTGAAGCATTAAAAGGACAGGTAAGTGGATATATATTAAGGGATAAATAAAAGTCTAAAGCTTACTGCTACTGTAATAGAGatggatttcagcaggttctgaccagttctggagaactagtagtggaaattttgaggacttcggagaactggtaaatgccaCCTTTGACTGGCCCCTCCCCCATCTATTGTCTGAGCCCCATCaggaggaaatagggattttgcagcaaccttcccctgccatgcccacaaagtcacgccatgcccaccaagccatggccacagaaccggtagtttaaaaaaattgaatcccaccactgtactGTAGCTATTATTAACTACTAAACTATTAGGAGTAATTTATATTAGCATAAGTAGCTAACTAAAACTCAGGTTAACCAATCAATATATGGTTATGGAAGCATATAAATGTTAAAGGTAACATTTTCAAATgctaattttttaaatgtttgataATATTCCTGAGaacatattttatagttattttaCTTCACAAGATATTACATACATAACATTTCGTTTAGCATTCAAAAAAGAATTGTGGTTTTGATAATCTGCAAAAATATTGACCTTATTTGAGGTTAAAAACTGTTAATTTAAGACGTAGTTCTGTTATGTTATACTAATATGTAGCCTCTCTTGAAGAACATCCCTTTGAAGGAAACATATTCTTTAATGAATTGACAGTATTACATATAGCATTTTTCATGGCTGTCAACCACTCTGTGAACTGGGGGAATATTCCTATTTAGAATACcaaccattcattcattttttttctttctagatgtcatattccattctttttctctccATTTTTGACTTTGCCCCTTTCCAAAATAATCAGTCAACTTCCTCAGTCCTCACTCAGCTGTCCTAGggttggtttttttcttcttcttctggaagTATTTTTCTCCAGCTTGGTTCTTACAGGTGCCTCAACCTAGTAATGCCTACTTCTTTTATGAATATCCATTTTCTTGTGAGTAGATAAGATACCAAAAATATTTTCACCAAAATAAAACAACTGTTCCCATATATCTGAAGAGCTAAttttctcttattctattctcctTTGTAGTGGATGGAAATCAATGGTATTAAAGAACAAGCTCAAAGACAGAATTTTTGCAATGCTCTTTTTACTGGTGGAAGCATGGAGCATAACTTCTATGAAGCCATAAAATTCCTCATGCTCTATCAAGTAATAGAAGCTTATGAACGCTTGGCCAGTAACCAGGAATGCATTCCAAACTTTTTTAGTGATCTTTTTAGACGGGATACATCTTTGGATCCTTTAAGTTATATGATGAATCATCTGAACTTAATAGGAGACAGAAGAGGTCTTGATCAggtaaatgcaaaacaaaatgTAATACATTTTGGCATTAAAAAAGAACTTAGGAGGCTTAAACTGATTACTTCTATGCTGTCCAAAGCAAGAAAATTATCCTTAGGCTAAGATTTTATGCAGTATTTTAAATCACGGGGGTTAATAAGCAATCCGTTTTCTGTTTCAGCTTATTTTGCAAgttttctttatttgtatttttcaaatagaaagaaaaagttaTGGAGCAGACTGAAGCTACATCTTCTGAtcattttgtttttggttttgatACCAGAGAAAGGCTTTTTTATTTTCTATGACCTTATATTTTGTAAAAACATAAAAGttgtaggatccaatctgggtcggtcaccGGGATCAAAGGTTCTATCTtttgagcttttggactcatgctagAGCCCATCTTCACGGAACTTGGACATTCAATTTTacagctactaagattgttggcCGAGCAGGCACAAAAAGAGCCAGGGAAGTGATTGAAGACTGGGAAACAGGCTAATCAAATACTTTTATAAGACGAGGGCTCGATTGCCAATGACTTAATAACCAGTCATCAACACACCCCAaccaaaatctaaaaacccacatATAATAGGCACCATATAAACGCCACTCACAGAATGGCACAcactctgctagagagaagttccctgaagatgggctacAGCACAAGTCTGAAAGCTCGGTCTCAAtgaccgacccagattggatcctacaaCATTGTCCTAAGACACATAATTTCGTCTTCATTCATAAAAAGTATTATATGGGGAATCTTTTACCTTTTGCCACATTTAGTtcactttttgtatgtgtgtggaaTAGAAGTAGAGATCACCCTGCCCattaattttagaaataaaatacCTGATATGCCACAATTATATTAACTTGATTGGCCATACCTTTTTCCTTTGCTTGTATATTTTGTcactttttaattgcttttaaaggTCTGAATTAGTGCAAATTTTAATTGATCTATTTATTGCTTGAAATGGGAGGGATTTGGCATGGTTTATAGGGAAATGAATTACTGTACTTCCTTCCTGAATCAACATGCTTTATGGGCTCATGTGCATCGGAAGCTTAAGATGTATACATTATGAGGAAAGaattacagtcatacctcatcttacgaacctaattggttccagggggaggttcgtaagatgaaaggttcgtaagacgaaacattgtttcccataggaaacaatgtaaagtca
Coding sequences:
- the OTULINL gene encoding inactive ubiquitin thioesterase OTULINL, which encodes MTVFATALWFCKQLCIYLVHLLKRCSRYLQRIFKNNRSVWDETDLLNFCAKEWKGETEQAKQMRECYKTLFWSYHVKCIRQVNGDKYCLLRAVLFQIFSQGLPLPSWTKTTDILKLPEKLLYSQGCNWIQQYSFGSQRYTGSNILGKLRKCIEALKGQWMEINGIKEQAQRQNFCNALFTGGSMEHNFYEAIKFLMLYQVIEAYERLASNQECIPNFFSDLFRRDTSLDPLSYMMNHLNLIGDRRGLDQIDLFLLEHSLEVKIIVYRLCKINTKDFLEIYKDDYQRDWNEVLLLTEDDRHYHIPIVKI